GCGGCCCCGAGCACCTGCGTCGGACGCGGTCGACGGCCCGGTTCCTTGTCCAGGCAGGCGGCGACGATCGGAGCCAGCGTGTGCGGTACCCCGTCCAGATCGGGGTTGGCCGTCCTGATGTTCTCGAGCATGGCGAAATAGTGTCCGCCGTAGAACGGAGCGTGCCCGGCGGACGCGAAGACCATGACCGAGCCCAGAGCGAACACGTCGGAGGCCCAGCTGAGATTGACCTCGCCGCGTGTCTGTTCCGGCGACATGTACTCGGGGGTGCCGATTACGGTGCCGTAGTCGGTGATTCGGAGGTTGTCGACCGCGTGGGCGATGCCGAAGTCGATCACCCGCGGACCGTCCGGCGCAAGGATGATGTTGGACGGCTTGAGGTCGCGGTGCACGAGGCGGGCGTGATGGATGGCGATCAGCGCTTCGCACAGGCCGAGCAGCACGGTGGTAGCGGCTTCGGTGGAGAGCGCGCCGTGTTGTCTCACCGCCTCGTGCAGCGTTGGCCCCTCGACGTAGGCGGTTGCCAGCCAAGGGGTTTCGGCTCGGGGATCAGCATCGATGATCGGGGCGTTGAAGAAACCGCCGACCGCTCGCGCGGCATCGACCTCACGCGCGAAGCGTTCCCGGAATTGGCTGTCCTCGGCGAGTCCTGGATTGACCAACTTGATGGCGGCGAGCCTGCCGCTGGGCAGCCTGCCGAGGAACACCGTGCCCATGCCACCGCGGCCCAGCCGGCCGAGCAGCGTGAAGGGCCCGATCTGGCGGGGATCGTGTACTGACAAGGAGTCCACTGCGCGTACCTACCTGATGGCGACGGTGACGTAGCTGCGGCCCGATGGATCTTGCACTGCGACAGAACCGATTTCGTTGATCCGCAGGCTGGTTGCCGCGGTTCGGTTGGTGTCGCTGCCGTCGGTGATCCATTCGGCGATCTGGTGTGGGGTGCCGTCCTTGCCGACGACCACCAATCGCACGGTTCGGCCGGCCGGGATGCCCGCCACGTGTGCACCGATCAGGCAGCCTGATCCCTGCGGGCTGATTGTGACGTCGAGTCGCGCACCACTACCCGGGTCGACACCGCTTGCCGTCGTCGTCGGCGGCGGGGTCGGGGTGGCGGTGACGGAATGATTCGGCGCCGGCGCTGTCGACGTCGTCGTCTGGGTCGCTACGACGCCGACCACCGAGACGCCGGCCGCGATGACGGCAGCGCCCACGCCCGCGCCGATGTACCGCCCAGCGCGGGATCCGGACCGTGGTGCGGCCGGCGGTGGCGGGGGTGCCGACATCGGGGGTGCCGCCATCGGGGGTGCCGCCATCGGCGGTGGCGCCATCGGGGGTGCCGCCATCGGCGGTGCGGCCATCGGGGGTGGGGATGCCGGCATGGGTGGCGGTGCCGAGGTGCCCGGGGCGGTGGGGGGTGCGGCGCGTGAGGCAACGTGCGGCCTGGGCACCGCCGGGCCGCTCGCCGGGTCGCGAGTGGAAGCCACGATGCGGGCGTACTCGATCGCGTAAGGCGACAGGTCCGGTCCGGCGTCGGCCCAGTCGGCGGGTAGCTCGACGGACTGGATCACCTCCCGCGGAGCATTCGCCGCGCGGGCAGGCGCATTGCTGACGGCAACGAAGGCGGTGAATCGTGTCAGCACACCGAACCGCAAAGACGTCGAGACGATGAGTTGTTCGAGGCCCGCGGCGTCCTCGATCCGGCACCTCAAGTAACGGTGCTGCAGGTCGGCGAGGAATGCCCGTGCCCACCCCTGCGTGACCGCGCCCCCCTCGACCGGCGCCGCAGCCACCCGCGACGCCCAGGGCTGCCCTTCGATCCCAGTTCCCGAGACCGCGACACTGCCCGCCGCGGAGCCACGGAACCGTCCGGTGATCACCGTCGCGATACCCGGGTAGACGTCGGGCGGGCGGCTCGGCGAAACGGTGTTGGTGAGTAACTGCAGTCCCTCGCCCGCAAGGCTGAGATTGGTCAGGAAGGCCGGCCCCAACAATCGGGGCAAGGTCGGCAGCACGGTATCGAGCGAGTCTTCGGTTTCGGCGATCAACATTTCACCGCGGCCGGCGCCGGCGAGCCGGCGCAGCAGACCGGTGTTAACCGCGCCGCCGATCCCGATCGTGTGTACCCGCACCACACCGTTCTTCAGCGTGAACGACGAGGTGATCTGGTCCTCGTTGCCGACCTGTCCACCGGTGATCACGACCAGAAACGACGGACGTCCCGGATCGTCGAGCAGGCCGGAAGCGGTATGCAGCGCGGGCAGCAGGTCGGGGTTCCCGAGCGCCTTGCCGGCGATGACATGCTCGATCGCACGGAATCGATTGCGCTCGGTAGCCGGCACCAGCCCGGCCCATCCCGGATTGCTGACAGCGTCGGCGAACACCAGCACGCTGAATCGGTCGGACGGCCCCAAGCAGTTGACCAGGTGGGCCGCAGCGCGGCGGGCGGCGCTGCGGCGCCAGCCGGACATCACCGCCGACGCGTCGACGACGACGACGACATCGCGTGCACCGCTTGGCATTTGGTCGACAGCGGGGGGTAGGACGGTGAGCGCGAACGTGCCCTCGGACCCGCCGCCGTCGGCGCTGGTCAGCAACGACAACGACGGCAGCGTATGGGCGGCGGCGCGGATCCGCAGCACCAGGTCGCGGTCCAGAGGCTGGCCGGGAAGGACTTCGATCCGCATCATCCGGTCCGCTTCGGTAGTGAGGATCCGGGTTCGCAGCGTGCACCCGACTTCATCGACGCGGTAAGCGCCGGGCGCGATGCTGACCAGAACCGAGAGCCGCGCACTGCTTCCCGGCTGGATGGGCGGAGATACCCGGGACGCATCGGGCACCAGGTGGGTGTCGGCGCTGGTGCCGGCGCCGACCTGACCGCCGGCCAATGGAGCGCCGGGAATGTAACGGGGAGCGGCGACCAAGGGGAAGCGGAAGAAGAACTCACCGTCGCAGTAGGACAACCGCATGCTCAGCAACAGTCGGACAGTGACTCGCTCCCCGGGCGCCAGCGTGCCCACCCGGATGGTGACGAGGTCCTCACGTTCCTGCTCGAGGATTACGGCTTTGTCCCGGTGCAGCCGACTGGCCGCATACCGGTCACGGGCCTCGGCGCGCTCCATCAACCAGCCGTCGATAACCGTTGTCCCGGTTCGGATCTGCAGCGAGCTCACGGCCGCCAGTTCGGGCAACGGAAAAACGTAGGTGGCTTCGAGCGGGCCGGGGGCGCTGTTGTAGAAGGTGGCACGGAGTTCGACCAGGCACGCCAACCCCGCGATATCGGCCCGCAACCAGATCTCCTCGAGGGGAAGAGCGCCGCCGGCGACGGCGACGTAGCCGAAGCCGGGATCGACAGACGGTTGCGATACGACGACGTCGTCGAAGACGGGTGCTCGCATCATGTCAGCCCTCTCGCCGGGGAGCGCAGATCGCGGCTGCTGGAGTCAGTGTGGCATAACGCATGGTGGGCCGTCCGGTAATCAGGTCCTTGTGGTATTTCCACAGGTCAGGGCCAGATTCGCAAACGGGCCTGCACGGCCTCTCAAAGGATTCTTGGACCCTCAGACCATCTCGTTCTTGGTGAGCCACCGCATCACCGGCCAGCCCACGAACACCGGCAGCCAGCAGGTCAGCACCCGGTACAGCAGCACCGAGGGCACGCCGATGGCGGCCGGCACTCCGAAGGCGGCAAGCCCACCGATCAGTGCGGCTTCCACCGCGCCGACTCCGCCCGGGGTCGGCGCCGCGGACGCCAGTGTTCCGCCGACCATTGTCACGACCGTGACGGTGACGAACGTGGTCCCGCCGCCGAAGGCTTCGACACTGGCCCACAACGCCAACGCCGCGCCCAAAGTTGTTCCGGCAGCGCCCAATACGATCAGCCCGAGACGCTTGGGCTCCCGGGCCAGCTCGGTGAGGTCGCGGGTCACCTCGCCGATCTTGGGGCGCAGTTCGGTTGCCAGCCAACGCCTCAGGTTCGGCACCAACAGGAAGGTGCCGATGATGCCCAGCGCCACACCGGCGATCAG
This genomic stretch from Mycobacterium paragordonae harbors:
- a CDS encoding serine/threonine-protein kinase; this translates as MDSLSVHDPRQIGPFTLLGRLGRGGMGTVFLGRLPSGRLAAIKLVNPGLAEDSQFRERFAREVDAARAVGGFFNAPIIDADPRAETPWLATAYVEGPTLHEAVRQHGALSTEAATTVLLGLCEALIAIHHARLVHRDLKPSNIILAPDGPRVIDFGIAHAVDNLRITDYGTVIGTPEYMSPEQTRGEVNLSWASDVFALGSVMVFASAGHAPFYGGHYFAMLENIRTANPDLDGVPHTLAPIVAACLDKEPGRRPRPTQVLGAATHHPRPSSPGHVDRDRWWVRRL
- a CDS encoding VIT domain-containing protein: MMRAPVFDDVVVSQPSVDPGFGYVAVAGGALPLEEIWLRADIAGLACLVELRATFYNSAPGPLEATYVFPLPELAAVSSLQIRTGTTVIDGWLMERAEARDRYAASRLHRDKAVILEQEREDLVTIRVGTLAPGERVTVRLLLSMRLSYCDGEFFFRFPLVAAPRYIPGAPLAGGQVGAGTSADTHLVPDASRVSPPIQPGSSARLSVLVSIAPGAYRVDEVGCTLRTRILTTEADRMMRIEVLPGQPLDRDLVLRIRAAAHTLPSLSLLTSADGGGSEGTFALTVLPPAVDQMPSGARDVVVVVDASAVMSGWRRSAARRAAAHLVNCLGPSDRFSVLVFADAVSNPGWAGLVPATERNRFRAIEHVIAGKALGNPDLLPALHTASGLLDDPGRPSFLVVITGGQVGNEDQITSSFTLKNGVVRVHTIGIGGAVNTGLLRRLAGAGRGEMLIAETEDSLDTVLPTLPRLLGPAFLTNLSLAGEGLQLLTNTVSPSRPPDVYPGIATVITGRFRGSAAGSVAVSGTGIEGQPWASRVAAAPVEGGAVTQGWARAFLADLQHRYLRCRIEDAAGLEQLIVSTSLRFGVLTRFTAFVAVSNAPARAANAPREVIQSVELPADWADAGPDLSPYAIEYARIVASTRDPASGPAVPRPHVASRAAPPTAPGTSAPPPMPASPPPMAAPPMAAPPMAPPPMAAPPMAAPPMSAPPPPPAAPRSGSRAGRYIGAGVGAAVIAAGVSVVGVVATQTTTSTAPAPNHSVTATPTPPPTTTASGVDPGSGARLDVTISPQGSGCLIGAHVAGIPAGRTVRLVVVGKDGTPHQIAEWITDGSDTNRTAATSLRINEIGSVAVQDPSGRSYVTVAIR